CTCCTCTTTGCCAATAGGATCGAGCCGACGATGCCCACCAGCAGCAGTACACTAGTGATCTCGAAGGGAAGTGCCCACCGAGTGAAGAGGCCGCTACCGATGGCCTCTACCGTCGAGAGCGCCTCTCGTTGGGCGTCCGCCGCAAGGGTCCCAGTCTGGGTCGGCACGCGCAGTACCTGTGCCCACAGGATGCCCAAGAAAGCTACACACAACACGATTGCTGCACCGATGTGCAGGCCCGCCTTCTCTTCCAGGGCTTCCTCGGCACTCATCTGTAGCAGCATGATGCAGAACAAGAACAGCACCATGATGGCCCCGAGGTAAACCACTACCTGCGCGATGCCCAGGAACTGGCTTCCTAGGGTGAAGTACAGGATGGCGATGCCAAAAAAGTTCACTACCAGCGCAAGCGCGCTGTAGATGGCACGCCGCGCCACGATAACTGCCAGGCCGGAAACTGCGAGCAACGCAGCGAGGCAGACGAAGAGGACAATCTCTCCCGTCACTGGACCGGCACCGCCTCGTCGAAGAGTTTCACCTCGCGCGGTGCCTCCGGGGTCTTCGCCAGGAACGTTTGAAGCCAAAGGAACCCGATGGTGACTAACAGCGTCGCTAGGATTGCCGCGGGCCAACCGAACACCAACCAGATCGCTACCACCCACAGGTTCACTGCAGCCATCGGAAGCAGCACTTTCCAACCGAGCGCCATGAGTTGGTCATAGCGTAGGCGTGGCAGGGTGGCCCTCACCCAGATGAAGCACGAAAAACCGATGAACACCTTGAGCAGGAACCAAATGCCCGCGATCCAGCTGCTCTCGAGGAACTTCAGGACACTACCTAACCACGCAAAGGAGCCCCCGGCCAGAAATGAACCCATGTAGGTTAGGTTGATCGGCAGCGGCTGCCATCCGCCGAAGAACAACACCGTGTACAGCGCAACGAAGGTCAGGATCATCGCGTACTCGCCCATGAAGAACACCGCGAACTTCATCGAGCTGTACTCGGTATGGAAGCCTGCTACCAACTCCGATTCGGCTTCCGGCAGGTCGAACGGCGCGCGGTTAGTCTCAGCGATCATGCACACGAAGAACAGTGCCCCGGCCACGATCCCCCAAGGTGTTAGGATGTACCAGTTGTGCATCCAGGGCACCACGCCCCACAGCGGGCCGGCCTGTTCGGCGACAACCCTGGGCAGTTCTAGGGTGCCGCTACTCAAGATGACCGCCGCCAACGAGAACCCCATTGCCAACTCATAGCTTATGAGCTGTGCCGACGAGCGCAGCCCTCCGAGAAGGGAATACTTGTTGTTGCTCGCCCATCCCGCCAGAACCGTGCCGTACACGCCGAGACCCGTTATCGCCAGAATGTACAACACCCCGATGTTCGTGTTCGCCACGGGGGTCAGGTCGGGGTTCGGCCCCCACGGGATCGCAGCGAACACTGTGACGGCGGGAAGGAAAGCGATTCCTGGTGCAATGGTGTAGATGATCCGGTCTACGCCACGCGGGATGACCTCTTCCTTGAAGAACAGTTTGATCCCGTCGGCAATCGTCTGCAACAGGCCGTGTGGCCCGACGCGGTTCGGGCCGATCCGGTCTTGCATCCAACCGAGCAGCCGGCGTTCCCAAAGAATGACGAAGGGGATGCTGAGCAGCAAGACAGCAAGGGGAATGATGATCCGCACGAGCGCACCCCAAACGGGGTGCGCCAGCAAGGCCGCTATGTCCATCCGTGCCTTGTTCCTCCGTGCACAAAGGCATTGTACCTCTCCGCCGACCATACCACGCCGCAGGTTCTTCGGACCAAGGGCATAGGAAAAAGGAGATTCGGAGCCTTCGAGAGCACTTTCGGCCCACCAACTGCGATCTTGGCGACCCCTCTGCGCACGTTGTGTGACAGACCGAGCCGTACCGTGGCGTGGCCCTGCCGCGTGCGAGCAGCAGCGTGACGTCGGGTCGGAGAAACGTCACGCGGAGCGAGTGGAGGTGTGCTGAGTGCGCAAACGGGCAGTCTCCCTACGATTCCGGGGATTAGCGTGTTCGCGAGGTCTCCGTACGGGCGAAGGCTATCTCACGGGTCTGTTCAGCGCTTTCGGATGGAGGATTTCCCGCCAACGCGTCCCTCCACCGCACTCGCCGCCCGATGGCGGGTGGCGAAGTAGGAACGAGGGGCAGGGTGGTCCTTCAGGCCGGAGGGCCCAGCACCCAGTCCTTTTCGTTCAGAGCCTCCAGCAGACTGGCTTTCTCCATGTGCCGGCGTATCTCGTCTGCCGTCAGATGCCGCATTGGTGGCTCCGGAGAATCGGCCAGCGCCCAAAGGGTGGCCGCCGCCACCATAGCCGCACGGCACATCGCCGGCTGCGACACCTTGTCGAAGGTGTCTCCTGCGCTGTGGTAGTACCGCCCCGCATCGTTCGGCAGCTTCGCCATCAGACAGACCACGGGAACGCCCGCGAGCATGAACGCCTGATGATCCGAATGCAGGCCCGGCTCATACGCGAACTCCTCGCGCATTCCGACCGGAGCCAGCTGCCGCGCCAGGCCGCGCAGCATCGGTTCCGGCTCCTGGCGCATGGGCGTCCAGTACCCGTACGGGTCACCCGTCATGTCGAAGTTCATCACCGCGGTGTGTTTGGCCAACTCATCCCGGTGGGTCCGGGCGTACTCGTAAGAACCGCAGATGCCTACCTCTTCGGCGGCCCATAGGGCGAAGACGATGTTCCGCCGTGGCCGCTCACCCAGCGCTGCCAGTGCCCGTGCCGCCTCCAGCACGATCGCGCAACCAAGGCCGTTGTCCACTGCTCCCTGCGCCACGTCCCACGAGTCCAGATGCGCACCCGCCAGCACCACCTCGTCCGAGTCGCGCCCATCTAG
The Fimbriimonadia bacterium genome window above contains:
- the nuoH gene encoding NADH-quinone oxidoreductase subunit NuoH, giving the protein MDIAALLAHPVWGALVRIIIPLAVLLLSIPFVILWERRLLGWMQDRIGPNRVGPHGLLQTIADGIKLFFKEEVIPRGVDRIIYTIAPGIAFLPAVTVFAAIPWGPNPDLTPVANTNIGVLYILAITGLGVYGTVLAGWASNNKYSLLGGLRSSAQLISYELAMGFSLAAVILSSGTLELPRVVAEQAGPLWGVVPWMHNWYILTPWGIVAGALFFVCMIAETNRAPFDLPEAESELVAGFHTEYSSMKFAVFFMGEYAMILTFVALYTVLFFGGWQPLPINLTYMGSFLAGGSFAWLGSVLKFLESSWIAGIWFLLKVFIGFSCFIWVRATLPRLRYDQLMALGWKVLLPMAAVNLWVVAIWLVFGWPAAILATLLVTIGFLWLQTFLAKTPEAPREVKLFDEAVPVQ
- a CDS encoding NADH-quinone oxidoreductase subunit J; translation: MTGEIVLFVCLAALLAVSGLAVIVARRAIYSALALVVNFFGIAILYFTLGSQFLGIAQVVVYLGAIMVLFLFCIMLLQMSAEEALEEKAGLHIGAAIVLCVAFLGILWAQVLRVPTQTGTLAADAQREALSTVEAIGSGLFTRWALPFEITSVLLLVGIVGSILLAKRRL